From Glycine max cultivar Williams 82 chromosome 11, Glycine_max_v4.0, whole genome shotgun sequence, the proteins below share one genomic window:
- the LOC100305534 gene encoding uncharacterized protein LOC100305534 yields the protein MLVRGMKGYEPRSSSSCAACKLLKRRCIPNCIFAPYFRSDECKKFAKVHKVFGASNVSKILIEVPEEQREDTVNSLAYEAEARLRDPVYGCIGAIALLQRKMVELQHDLVIAKDRLARCHAAATAAATTTTTTSIPSPDILHANVSLPPFPDFYTSSSDFNDIFCHSSSSQLLSRHETVDDFNQIPYIF from the coding sequence ATGTTAGTGAGAGGCATGAAGGGTTATGAGCCCCGTTCAAGCTCTTCATGTGCAGCTTGCAAGTTATTGAAGAGAAGATGCATACCAAATTGTATTTTTGCACCTTACTTTAGGTCTGATGAGTGCAAGAAGTTTGCAAAGGTGCACAAGGTGTTTGGAGCAAGCAATGTGAGCAAGATTCTGATTGAAGTGCCGGAAGAGCAGAGAGAGGACACAGTGAATTCTCTTGCTTATGAGGCTGAGGCAAGGCTGAGAGACCCGGTTTATGGATGCATTGGTGCCATAGCTCTGTTGCAAAGGAAGATGGTGGAGCTTCAACATGATCTGGTCATCGCAAAGGATCGTCTCGCGCGTTGTCACGCTGCTGCTACTGCTgctgccaccaccaccaccactactAGTATCCCTTCTCCTGATATCTTGCATGCCAATGTTAGCCTTCCCCCATTCCCTGACTTTTACACTTCTTCAAGTGACTTCAATGATATCTTCTGCCACAGTTCTTCGTCTCAATTATTGAGCCGACATGAAACGGTGGatgatttcaatcaaatcccatatatattttaa
- the LOC100803812 gene encoding alcohol acyltransferase 9 translates to MVRVKEALVVTPSEPTPNTVLSLSALDSQLFLRFTIEYLFIYRPGPGLDPTSTAARLKAALAKALVPYYPFAGRVRSRPDGPGLEVVCRAQGAVFIEASSERYTAHDFQKAPKTVAQWRKLLSLYVTDVLKGSPILVIQLTWLADGAAAVGVGINHCICDGIGSAEFLNYFSDLASHNNNVSVDPKPKPVWDRQLMNPDGRTRANLAMHAEFVRVPDLCGFMNRVTSGLRPTCIVFDERRINALKGACGMSSYTSFEVLAAHVWRSWARAMGFPKNQTLKLLFSVNVRKRVKPGLPEGYYGNAFVLGCAQTSAWELGERGVRYGSGLVKRAKERVDSEHVRRVVELVSESRASPDSVGVLILSQWSRLGLERVELGMGKPLHVGPICCDRYCLFLPVTGERASVKVMVAVPTTAVDNFHRFLRESNL, encoded by the coding sequence ATGGTGCGTGTCAAAGAAGCTCTCGTTGTCACCCCTTCCGAGCCCACACCGAATACCGTTCTCTCACTCTCAGCTCTTGACTCCCAACTCTTCTTGCGCTTCACCATCGAGTATCTTTTTATTTACAGGCCCGGCCCGGGCCTGGACCCAACTTCCACCGCGGCTCGTTTAAAAGCTGCATTAGCCAAAGCGCTTGTTCCTTATTATCCATTCGCCGGAAGGGTTCGCTCCAGGCCCGACGGCCCGGGCCTCGAGGTCGTTTGTCGGGCCCAGGGCGCTGTCTTCATCGAAGCCTCTTCTGAACGTTACACTGCCCATGATTTCCAAAAGGCCCCCAAGACAGTGGCACAATGGAGGAAACTATTATCTCTCTACGTCACCGACGTTCTCAAAGGCTCTCCAATTCTTGTTATTCAGTTGACGTGGCTTGCCGACGGCGCTGCAGCTGTCGGCGTCGGTATAAACCACTGCATCTGCGATGGCATCGGCAGTGCCGAGTTTCTCAATTATTTCTCGGACTTAGCATCCCATAATAATAACGTGAGTGTCGATCCCAAACCTAAACCCGTCTGGGATCGACAGCTCATGAACCCGGACGGCAGAACTCGGGCGAACCTGGCTATGCACGCCGAGTTTGTCCGGGTTCCGGATTTGTGCGGGTTCATGAACCGTGTCACGAGCGGGCTGAGACCAACTTGCATTGTGTTCGACGAGAGGCGGATCAACGCGCTGAAGGGCGCGTGCGGAATGTCGTCGTACACGTCGTTCGAGGTTCTGGCGGCGCACGTGTGGAGGAGTTGGGCGAGGGCGATGGGGTTTCCTAAAAACCAGACGCTGAAGCTTTTGTTTAGCGTGAACGTGCGGAAGCGCGTGAAGCCGGGACTGCCGGAGGGGTATTATGGGAATGCGTTTGTGTTGGGATGCGCGCAGACAAGCGCGTGGGAGTTGGGGGAGAGAGGGGTCAGGTACGGGTCGGGTCTGGTGAAGCGTGCGAAGGAGAGGGTGGACAGCGAGCACGTGCGGAGGGTGGTTGAGTTGGTCTCCGAGTCGAGGGCGAGTCCTGACTCGGTGGGGGTGCTGATTCTGTCGCAGTGGTCGAGGCTGGGGCTTGAGAGGGTTGAACTCGGGATGGGGAAGCCTCTGCATGTGGGGCCCATATGCTGTGATAGGTACTGTTTGTTTCTTCCGGTGACCGGTGAACGGGCGAGTGTGAAGGTCATGGTGGCTGTCCCCACCACCGCCGTTGACAACTTTCACCGTTTCCTCCGGGAATCGAATTTATGA